The nucleotide window CCCGTTCTGATTTTTGACGACTCTTTCAGCTCTCTTGATTCAGAGACGGACCAGAAGATCAGAGCCGCTCTCAAAAGCAGAAAAGGCAGGAGGACAACCATCATAATATCCCACAGGATATCCTCCATTTCTGGAGCGGACAAAATTTTCGTTCTTGAAAACGGCGAAATCAAACAAGAGGGGACGCACGAGGAATTAATCGAAGAGCAAGGGCTCTATAAAAGAGTGTGGGATATTCAGTCTCAATTCGAAAAAGACGTCACACTCAAAACGCCTTCCAAAGAGAAGGAGGTGGCATATGAATGAATATTATTTCCAAGAAGAAGAATTCACAAAAGGCCTGAGTCCCGCCCTCTGGAAGAAGATACTTGCATTTGCCAGACCATACGCAAAATTCGTGGCTCTTCTCTTCGTAGTGATGATATCCGTAGCCGTCATCGACGCCGCGTTTCCCTTGATGACCAAGTACGCGATAGACAAACTGGTGATTGAGAAGGACCACGCTTTCTTGGCGCCTTTTGTAATGACCTATGTTTTTCTGGTGATCTTTCAGAGCGTCAACGTATTTCTGCTGATTTCTGTCGCAGGGAAAATTGACATGTGGATGTGTTACGACATCAGAAAAAGCGCTTTTGAAAAGATTCAGACACTTTCATTTTCGTATTTCGACAAAACTCCCGTGGGTTGGATTATAGCGAGAATGACTTCGGATATTGAAAGAATAGCCGACACTTTCGCCTGGGGTTTTGTCGATCTCATCTGGGGCTTTACAATGATGTCGGCAATAAGCATTATAATGCTCTTCTTGAACTGGAAAATCGCTCTTTTCGTTTTCGTCACAATACCCGCTCTCGTTATTATCAGTTTGAAATTTCAAAGATTGATACTTAAAAGCTACAGATCGGTAAGAAAAACAAATTCTCGGATTACAGGAGCATACAACGAAGGCATAACAGGCGCCAAGACGACAAAAACTCTCGTGAGAGAATCGGAAAACCTGGAAGAATTCCGCTTTTTGACAAAAAAGATGTTCAGAGCTTCATTTTCGGCGGCTCTTCGTTCGTCTTTGTACCTTCCTCTCGTCCTTCTGATTTCGAGCGTTGGAACCGCCATAGCGGTAATATACGGAGGGAAATCCGTCACTGTTGGATTGATAACATACGGAACGTTAGTAGCATTCATTTCATATTCGATAAGGTTTTTCGAACCTGTACAGGATCTGGCGAGAATTTTTTCTGAGTTTCAGAACGCTCAGGCGTCTGCGGAAAGAGTGTTTTCACTTCTCGGCGTCAAACCTGAAATTTTCGATACACAGGAAGTCCTCCTCAAAGAAGCCTCGACCTCTGGGAATTCTGATTCCGTTGAAGGCGATATCAGGTTTCAAGATGTTAGTTTCGGTTACGGGCCGGGATCCTGGGTTCTGGAAAATTTCAACTTTCATGTAAAAAAGGGCGAAAGCGTCGCTCTGGTAGGAGAAACAGGGTCTGGAAAGACGACCATTGCCAGTCTTGTCTGCAGGTTTTACGAACCCATTTCAGGTAAAATCCTGATTGACGGAAAGGACTACAAGGAAATGTCTCTGCACAAGCTTCAGTCGAGCATAGGTATCATGCTTCAGACTCCGCATCTTTTCAGCGGGACAATATCTAATAACATCAGATACGGCAAGCTAAACGCCGAG belongs to candidate division WOR-3 bacterium and includes:
- a CDS encoding ABC transporter ATP-binding protein yields the protein MNEYYFQEEEFTKGLSPALWKKILAFARPYAKFVALLFVVMISVAVIDAAFPLMTKYAIDKLVIEKDHAFLAPFVMTYVFLVIFQSVNVFLLISVAGKIDMWMCYDIRKSAFEKIQTLSFSYFDKTPVGWIIARMTSDIERIADTFAWGFVDLIWGFTMMSAISIIMLFLNWKIALFVFVTIPALVIISLKFQRLILKSYRSVRKTNSRITGAYNEGITGAKTTKTLVRESENLEEFRFLTKKMFRASFSAALRSSLYLPLVLLISSVGTAIAVIYGGKSVTVGLITYGTLVAFISYSIRFFEPVQDLARIFSEFQNAQASAERVFSLLGVKPEIFDTQEVLLKEASTSGNSDSVEGDIRFQDVSFGYGPGSWVLENFNFHVKKGESVALVGETGSGKTTIASLVCRFYEPISGKILIDGKDYKEMSLHKLQSSIGIMLQTPHLFSGTISNNIRYGKLNAEDDEVIRAAEAVFADKFILKMDKGFESEVGEGGGFLSVGQKQLISLARAVLSDPKILILDEATSSVDTETEKLIQIGIKKLMKGRTSIVIAHRLSTITSVDRIILLDHGKITEQGSHKELIKKGGRYFKLYKNQFIHEKEIEYLGA